The following proteins come from a genomic window of Mammaliicoccus sp. Marseille-Q6498:
- a CDS encoding Rib/alpha-like domain-containing protein, with protein sequence MEKRQNRYAIRKFTVGVGSVLVGTMMFMIPDKAYADTTTVDTGIKEEQFKAPLIEKEKGTEIPNQESQLKETETSPAVSETEEIENKQNNESEVKETNTSQIAEANDKDISNQDITPKVEAKSTSKEEVSNENSEENLVKATEKQEAAPKVEVESKLSEQDKSTVENNQEITNETTEIAEKDQNLSTNEDINKKEATTKAEDLPKVQTRSAEQAEPPVRTRRDLFRNGGNAVEFDPKTVTVKEGEDWGKGRRPATIKIIKHMAGDLKLDIYRIEGISTKHLGTLESTGVFKEGNNNIVGYQEGLSLKISNNYLHGRPYITDWKRKERERKYRADVTLTDDKGAVYVNSVYLIIKRDLNEHPDITDAEYYNPTPTRVTKPYGQAPSEDEIKRAVQVPPEANGSTIKVIGPIPNGTATGDHTVTAEVIYEDGTKDRVEVPVTIGAQPDNDKYQPTPTRVTKPYGQAPSEDEIKRAVQVPPEANGSTIAVVGQIPNGNATGDHTVTAEVTYADGTKDRVEVPVTIGAQPENDKYNPTPTRVTKPYGQAPSEDEIKRAVQVPPEANGSTIAVVGQIPNGNATGDHTVTAEVTYADGTKDRVEVPVTIGAQPENDKYNPTPTRVTKPYGQAPSEDEIKRAVQVPPEANGSTIAVVGQIPNGNATGDHNVPVEVTYADGTKDRVEVPVTIGKASDKYEPTVGSVRKPHGQAPSEDEIKRAVQLPPEVNGSTIAVVGQIPNGNATGDHTVPVEVTYPDGTKDRVAVPVTIGKASDKYEPTVGSVRKPHGQAPSEDEIKRAVQLPPEVNGSTIAVVGQIPNGNATGDHTVPVEVTYPDGTKDRVAVPVTIGKASDKYEPTVGSVRKPHGQAPSEDEIKRAVQLPPEVNGSTIAVVGQIPNGNATGDHTVPVEVTYPDGTKDRVAVPVTIGKASDKYEPTVGSVRKPHGQAPSEDEIKRAVQLPPEVNGSTIAVVGQIPNGNATGDHTVPVEVTYPDGTKDRVAVPVTIGKASDKYEPTVGSVRKPHGQAPSEDEIKRAVQLPPEVNGSTIAVVGQIPNGNATGDHTVPVEVTYPDGTKDRVAVPVTIGKASDKYEPTVGSVRKPHGQAPSEDEIKRAVQLPPEVNGSTIAVVGQIPNGNATGDHTVPVEVTYPDGTKDRVAVPVTIGKASDKYEPTVGSVRKPHGQAPSEDEIKRAVQLPPEVNGSTIAVVGQIPNGNATGDHTVPVEVTYPDGTKDRVAVPVTIGKASDKYEPTVGSVRKPHGQAPSEDEIKRAVQVPPEANGSTITVVGQIPDGNATGDHTVPVEVTYADGTKDRVEVPVRIEAQPDKDKYDPTPTSVTKPYGETPSEDDIKNAAGIPDGSNGEATIKGTIPKGTEPGNYNVPVEVRYPDGTTDTVEVPVTIGKQPDKDKYDPTPTSVTKPYGETPSEDDIKNAAGIPEGSNGEATIKGTIPKGTEPGNYNVPVEVRYPDGTTDTVEVPVTIGKQPDKDKYDPTPTSVTKPYGETPSEDDIKNAAGIPEGSNGEATIKGTIPKGTEPGNYNVPVEVRYPDGTTDTVEVPVTIGKQPDKDKYDPTPTSVTKPYGETPSEDDIKNAAGIPEGSNGEATIKGTIPKGTEPGNYNVPVEVRYPDGTTDTVEVPVTIGKQPDKDKYEPTPTSVTKPYGETPSEDEIKNAAGIPEGSNGEATIKGTIPKGTEPGNYNVSVEVRYPDGTTDTVEVPVTIKEQIQPTNPDDNSNSGDTTPNTGDNSNGGEQPTDPGNNSNGGDTTPNTGNSGNGGEQPTDPGNAGNGGDTTPNTGDNGNGGEQPTDPGNTGNGGNPSTDPGNTGNGGDTTPNPGDNSNSGEQPTDPGNAGNNGNDGDKPVDPSNPGDNSNGGEQPTDPGNTDNGGDTTPNTGDNGNGGDKPVDPSNPGDNSNGGDTTPNTGNSGNGGDKPVDPSNPGDNSNGGDKPVDPTNPGDNSNGGEQPTDPGNTGNGGDNTPNTGDNGNGGEQPVDPTNPGDNANGGDTTPNTGDNGNGGNPSTDPSNTGNGGDTTPNTGDNGNGGDKPVDPTNPGDNSNGGEQPTDPGNNGNDGEQPTDPGNSGNGGEQPTDPGNTGNSGNGGEQPTDPGNNSNGGDTTPNTGDNGNNGDKPVDPTNPGDNSNGEEQPTDPGNAGNGGDTTPNTGDNGNGGEQPVDPTNPGDNSNGGEQPTDPGNSGNGGNPSTDPGNTGNGGDNSPNPGDNSNGGEQPTVPSNPGDNSNGGEQPSNPGDNSNGGEQPTDPGNTGNGGDTTPNTGNSGNGGDKPVDPTNPGDNSNGGEQPTDPGNTGNGGDTTPNTGNSGNDGDKPVDPANPGDNGNGGDKPVDPANPGDNSNGGEQPTDPGNTGNGGDTTPNTGDNSNGGDKPVDPTNPGDNSNGGEQPTDPSNPGNTGNGGDKPVDPTNPGDNSNGGEQPTDPGNTGNGGDNTPNTGDNGNGGEQPTDPGNTGNGGDTTPNTGDNSNGGDKPVDPTNPGDNSNGGEQPTDPGNTGNGGDKPVDPTNPGDNANGGDKPVDPSNPGDNSNGGEQPSDPGNSGNGGDNSPNTGDNSNGGEQPTDPGNTGNGGEQPTDPGNTGNGGEQPTDPGNTGNGGEQPTDPGNTGNGGDTTPNTGNSGNGGDKPVDPSNPGDNGNGGEQPTDPGNTGNGGDTTPNTGNSGNGGEQPTDPGNNGNGGEQPTDPGNTGNGGDTTPNTGNSGNDGDKPVDPSNPGDNSNGGNPSTDPGNTGNGGDTTPNTGNSGNDGDKPVDPANPGDNGNGGDKPVDPANPGDNSNGGEQPTDPGNTDNGGDTTSNTGDNGNGGDKPVDPTNPGDNSNGGEQPTDQGNTGNGGDNTPNTGDNGNGGEQPVDPTNPGDNANGGDTTPNTGDNGNGGDKPVDPTNPGDNSNGGEQPTDPGNNGNDGEQPTDPGNTGNGGDTTPNTGDNSNGGDKPVDPTNPGDNSNGGNPSTDPGNAGNNGNDGDNPVNPSNPGDNSNGGDTTPNTGDNSNGGDKPVDPTNPGDNSNGGEQPTDPGNTGNGGEQPTDPGNTGNGGDTTPNTGNNGNGGDTTPNPGDNSNGGEQPTDPGNTGNGGDTTPNTGNNGNGGDNPSTDKDTTPPAKPTITTDLTGKVGTKEPITVEAEPGSTVTVVDKDGNPIGSAVANGEGVATITPTKPLPAGTVTATAKDPSGNTSASSEPISVTDNTAPAKPTITTDLTGKAGTKEPITVEAEPGSTVKVVDKDGNPIGSAVANNDGVATITPTKPLPAGNVTATAKDPSGNTSASSEPISVTDTTPPAKPTITTDLTGKVGTKEPITVEAEPGSTVTVVDKDGNPIGSAVANGDGVATITPTKPLPAGNVTATAKDPSGNTSASSEPISVTDTTAPAKPTITTDLTGKVGTKEPITVEAEPGSTVTVVDKDGNPIGSAVANNDGVATITPTKPLPVGNVTATAKDPSGNTSASSEPISVTDTTPPAKPTITTDLTDKAGTKEPITVEAEPGSTVTVVDKDGNPIGSAVANGEGVATITPTKPLPAGNVTATAKDPSGNTSATSEPISVTDTTPPAKPTITSDLTDKAGKKDPITVEAEPGSTVTVVDKDGNPIGSAVANEDGIATITPTKPLPVGNVTATAKDPSGNTSVTSEPISVTDTTPPAKPTITSDLTDKAGKKDPITVEAEPGSTVVIVDKDGNKIGEGKANEDGVATITPTKPLPAGTITVTATDSSGNISEKSEPVEVTAAQGSDLTTSNTNGSNQASNVNKVEKSEQPSAKDSNASNKAKELPDTGEKENETATLLGLTSLFGGLALLFRRKKSEDK encoded by the coding sequence ATGGAAAAAAGGCAAAACAGGTATGCTATTAGAAAGTTTACTGTAGGTGTAGGTAGTGTTTTAGTTGGTACTATGATGTTTATGATTCCAGATAAAGCATATGCTGATACAACAACAGTAGATACGGGGATTAAGGAAGAGCAGTTTAAAGCACCTTTAATAGAGAAAGAAAAAGGTACAGAAATACCAAATCAAGAGTCACAGTTAAAAGAAACAGAAACTTCTCCAGCAGTATCTGAGACAGAAGAAATAGAAAATAAACAAAATAACGAATCAGAAGTAAAGGAAACAAATACTTCTCAGATAGCTGAGGCTAATGATAAAGATATTTCAAATCAAGACATAACGCCAAAAGTAGAAGCTAAATCAACTAGTAAAGAAGAAGTTTCTAATGAAAATTCAGAAGAAAATTTAGTAAAAGCAACAGAAAAACAAGAAGCGGCTCCTAAAGTAGAGGTTGAGAGCAAGTTAAGTGAGCAAGACAAATCAACTGTTGAAAATAATCAAGAAATTACAAATGAAACAACAGAAATAGCAGAGAAAGATCAAAATTTAAGCACTAATGAAGATATAAATAAAAAGGAAGCTACAACAAAAGCTGAAGATTTACCAAAAGTACAAACAAGATCAGCTGAACAAGCAGAACCACCTGTTCGAACTAGAAGAGATTTGTTTAGAAACGGAGGGAATGCTGTAGAGTTTGATCCAAAAACAGTTACAGTTAAAGAGGGTGAAGATTGGGGTAAAGGTAGGAGACCAGCTACAATTAAAATAATAAAACATATGGCTGGTGATTTGAAATTAGATATTTATAGAATCGAAGGGATTAGTACCAAACATCTAGGAACTCTTGAGAGTACTGGAGTATTTAAAGAGGGTAATAATAACATTGTGGGTTACCAAGAAGGATTAAGTTTAAAAATATCTAATAACTACCTACATGGACGCCCTTATATCACTGATTGGAAAAGAAAAGAACGAGAAAGGAAATATCGAGCGGATGTAACTTTAACAGATGATAAAGGAGCAGTGTATGTTAATTCTGTATATTTAATAATAAAGAGGGATTTAAATGAACATCCTGATATAACAGATGCAGAATATTATAATCCAACACCTACACGCGTTACAAAACCATACGGTCAAGCACCAAGCGAAGATGAAATTAAGCGAGCAGTGCAAGTTCCACCGGAAGCAAATGGAAGTACAATCAAAGTTATAGGGCCAATACCAAATGGCACTGCGACAGGTGATCATACTGTAACAGCTGAAGTAATATATGAAGATGGGACAAAAGATCGAGTAGAAGTACCAGTTACAATTGGAGCACAACCAGATAATGATAAATACCAACCAACACCTACACGTGTTACAAAACCATACGGTCAAGCACCAAGCGAAGATGAAATTAAGCGAGCAGTGCAAGTTCCACCGGAAGCAAATGGAAGTACAATCGCAGTTGTAGGTCAAATACCAAATGGTAATGCGACAGGTGATCATACTGTAACAGCTGAAGTAACATATGCAGATGGAACAAAAGACCGAGTAGAAGTACCAGTTACAATTGGAGCACAACCAGAAAACGATAAATATAATCCAACACCTACACGCGTTACAAAACCATACGGTCAAGCACCAAGCGAAGATGAAATTAAGCGAGCAGTGCAAGTTCCACCGGAAGCAAATGGAAGTACAATCGCAGTTGTAGGTCAAATACCAAATGGTAATGCGACAGGTGATCATACTGTAACAGCTGAAGTAACATATGCAGATGGAACAAAAGACCGAGTAGAAGTACCAGTTACAATTGGAGCACAACCAGAAAACGATAAATATAATCCAACACCTACACGCGTTACAAAACCATACGGTCAAGCACCAAGCGAAGATGAAATTAAGCGAGCAGTGCAAGTTCCACCGGAAGCAAATGGAAGTACAATCGCAGTTGTAGGTCAAATACCAAATGGCAACGCGACAGGTGATCATAATGTACCAGTGGAAGTAACGTATGCAGATGGGACAAAAGATCGAGTAGAAGTACCAGTTACAATTGGTAAAGCAAGTGATAAATATGAACCAACGGTAGGTAGTGTGAGAAAGCCACATGGTCAAGCACCAAGCGAAGATGAAATTAAGCGAGCAGTGCAACTTCCACCGGAAGTAAATGGAAGTACAATCGCAGTTGTAGGTCAAATACCAAATGGCAACGCGACAGGAGATCATACTGTACCAGTGGAGGTAACGTATCCAGATGGGACAAAAGATCGAGTAGCAGTACCAGTTACAATTGGCAAAGCAAGTGATAAATATGAACCAACGGTAGGCAGTGTGAGAAAGCCACATGGTCAAGCACCAAGCGAAGATGAAATTAAGCGAGCAGTGCAACTTCCACCGGAAGTAAATGGAAGTACAATCGCAGTTGTAGGTCAAATACCAAATGGCAACGCGACAGGAGATCATACTGTACCAGTGGAGGTAACGTATCCAGATGGGACAAAAGATCGAGTAGCAGTACCAGTTACAATTGGCAAAGCAAGTGATAAATATGAACCAACGGTAGGCAGTGTGAGAAAGCCACATGGTCAAGCACCAAGCGAAGATGAAATTAAGCGAGCAGTGCAACTTCCACCGGAAGTAAATGGAAGTACAATCGCAGTTGTAGGTCAAATACCAAATGGCAACGCGACAGGAGATCATACTGTACCAGTGGAGGTAACGTATCCAGATGGGACAAAAGATCGAGTAGCAGTACCAGTTACAATTGGCAAAGCAAGTGATAAATATGAACCAACGGTAGGCAGTGTGAGAAAGCCACATGGTCAAGCACCAAGCGAAGATGAAATTAAGCGAGCAGTGCAACTTCCACCGGAAGTAAATGGAAGTACAATCGCAGTTGTAGGTCAAATACCAAATGGCAACGCGACAGGAGATCATACTGTACCAGTGGAGGTAACGTATCCAGATGGGACAAAAGATCGAGTAGCAGTACCAGTTACAATTGGCAAAGCAAGTGATAAATATGAACCAACGGTAGGCAGTGTGAGAAAGCCACATGGTCAAGCACCAAGCGAAGATGAAATTAAGCGAGCAGTGCAACTTCCACCGGAAGTAAATGGAAGTACAATCGCAGTTGTAGGTCAAATACCAAATGGCAACGCGACAGGAGATCATACTGTACCAGTGGAGGTAACGTATCCAGATGGGACAAAAGATCGAGTAGCAGTACCAGTTACAATTGGCAAAGCAAGTGATAAATATGAACCAACGGTAGGCAGTGTGAGAAAGCCACATGGTCAAGCACCAAGCGAAGATGAAATTAAGCGAGCAGTGCAACTTCCACCGGAAGTAAATGGAAGTACAATCGCAGTTGTAGGTCAAATACCAAATGGCAACGCGACAGGAGATCATACTGTACCAGTGGAGGTAACGTATCCAGATGGGACAAAAGATCGAGTAGCAGTACCAGTTACAATTGGCAAAGCAAGTGATAAATATGAACCAACGGTAGGCAGTGTGAGAAAGCCACATGGTCAAGCACCAAGCGAAGATGAAATTAAGCGAGCAGTGCAACTTCCACCGGAAGTAAATGGAAGTACAATCGCAGTTGTAGGTCAAATACCAAATGGCAACGCGACAGGAGATCATACTGTACCAGTGGAGGTAACGTATCCAGATGGGACAAAAGATCGAGTAGCAGTACCAGTTACAATTGGCAAAGCAAGTGATAAATATGAACCAACGGTAGGCAGTGTGAGAAAGCCACATGGTCAAGCACCAAGCGAAGATGAAATTAAGCGAGCAGTGCAAGTTCCACCGGAAGCAAATGGAAGTACAATCACAGTTGTAGGTCAAATACCAGATGGTAATGCGACAGGCGATCATACTGTACCAGTGGAGGTAACATATGCAGATGGAACAAAAGATCGAGTAGAAGTACCAGTTAGAATTGAAGCACAACCAGATAAAGATAAATATGATCCAACACCAACGAGTGTAACAAAGCCGTATGGGGAAACACCAAGTGAAGATGATATTAAAAATGCGGCAGGTATTCCAGATGGATCAAATGGTGAGGCAACAATAAAAGGTACAATTCCAAAAGGAACAGAACCAGGTAATTATAACGTACCAGTAGAAGTAAGGTATCCGGATGGAACAACAGACACAGTAGAAGTACCTGTAACAATAGGTAAACAACCAGATAAAGATAAATATGATCCAACACCAACGAGTGTAACAAAGCCGTATGGGGAAACACCAAGTGAAGATGATATTAAAAATGCGGCAGGTATTCCAGAAGGATCAAATGGTGAGGCAACAATAAAAGGTACAATTCCAAAAGGAACAGAACCAGGTAATTATAACGTACCAGTAGAAGTAAGGTATCCGGATGGAACAACAGACACAGTAGAAGTACCTGTAACAATAGGTAAACAACCAGATAAAGATAAATATGATCCAACACCAACGAGTGTAACAAAGCCGTATGGGGAAACACCAAGTGAAGATGATATTAAAAATGCGGCAGGTATTCCAGAAGGATCAAATGGTGAGGCAACAATAAAAGGTACAATTCCAAAAGGAACAGAACCAGGTAATTATAACGTACCAGTAGAAGTAAGGTATCCGGATGGAACAACAGACACAGTAGAAGTACCTGTAACAATAGGTAAACAACCAGATAAAGATAAATATGATCCAACACCAACGAGTGTAACAAAGCCGTATGGGGAAACACCAAGTGAAGATGATATTAAAAATGCGGCAGGTATTCCAGAAGGATCAAATGGTGAGGCAACAATAAAAGGTACAATTCCAAAAGGAACAGAACCAGGTAATTATAACGTACCAGTAGAAGTAAGGTATCCGGATGGAACAACAGACACAGTAGAAGTACCTGTAACAATAGGTAAACAACCAGATAAAGATAAATATGAACCAACACCAACGAGTGTAACAAAGCCGTATGGGGAAACACCAAGTGAAGACGAAATTAAAAATGCGGCAGGTATTCCAGAAGGATCAAATGGTGAGGCAACAATAAAAGGTACAATTCCAAAAGGAACAGAACCAGGAAATTATAACGTATCAGTAGAAGTAAGGTATCCGGATGGAACAACAGACACAGTAGAAGTACCTGTAACTATTAAGGAACAAATTCAACCAACTAACCCTGATGACAACAGTAATAGCGGAGATACAACTCCTAATACTGGCGACAACAGTAATGGTGGAGAACAACCAACTGATCCAGGCAACAATAGCAATGGAGGAGATACAACTCCTAACACTGGAAACAGCGGTAACGGAGGAGAACAACCAACTGATCCAGGTAACGCTGGCAATGGAGGAGATACAACTCCTAATACTGGCGACAATGGTAATGGCGGTGAACAACCAACTGATCCAGGCAACACTGGTAATGGCGGAAATCCATCAACTGATCCAGGTAATACTGGCAACGGCGGAGATACTACTCCTAACCCTGGCGATAACAGTAACAGCGGTGAACAACCAACTGATCCAGGTAACGCTGGAAACAATGGTAACGACGGAGACAAACCTGTAGACCCATCTAACCCTGGCGACAACAGTAATGGTGGAGAACAACCAACTGACCCAGGTAACACTGACAACGGTGGAGATACAACTCCAAATACTGGCGACAACGGTAACGGAGGAGACAAACCAGTAGATCCATCTAACCCTGGCGATAACAGTAACGGTGGAGATACAACTCCTAACACTGGAAACAGCGGTAATGGTGGAGATAAACCAGTAGATCCATCTAACCCAGGTGACAATAGTAATGGAGGAGACAAACCAGTAGATCCAACTAACCCTGGTGATAACAGTAATGGTGGTGAACAACCAACTGACCCAGGTAACACTGGCAACGGCGGAGATAATACTCCTAACACTGGTGACAATGGTAACGGTGGTGAACAACCAGTAGATCCAACTAACCCTGGTGATAACGCTAATGGCGGAGACACTACTCCTAATACTGGTGACAACGGTAATGGTGGAAATCCATCAACTGATCCAAGTAATACTGGCAACGGAGGAGATACTACTCCTAACACTGGTGACAACGGTAACGGAGGCGACAAACCAGTAGATCCAACTAACCCTGGCGATAACAGTAATGGCGGTGAACAACCAACTGATCCTGGAAACAACGGTAATGATGGGGAACAACCAACTGATCCTGGAAACAGCGGTAACGGTGGCGAACAACCAACTGATCCAGGTAACACTGGCAACAGCGGTAACGGAGGAGAACAACCAACTGATCCAGGCAACAATAGCAACGGAGGAGATACAACTCCTAATACTGGCGACAACGGTAACAACGGTGATAAACCAGTAGATCCAACTAACCCTGGCGATAACAGTAACGGTGAAGAACAACCTACTGATCCAGGTAACGCTGGCAACGGCGGAGATACAACTCCTAATACTGGTGACAACGGTAATGGTGGTGAACAACCAGTAGATCCAACTAACCCTGGCGACAACAGTAACGGAGGAGAACAACCAACTGATCCTGGAAACAGCGGTAATGGCGGAAATCCATCAACTGATCCGGGTAATACTGGCAACGGCGGAGATAATAGTCCTAATCCTGGCGACAACAGTAACGGAGGAGAACAACCAACTGTTCCATCTAACCCAGGCGACAACAGCAACGGAGGAGAACAACCTTCTAATCCTGGCGACAACAGTAATGGCGGAGAACAACCAACTGATCCAGGTAACACTGGCAACGGAGGAGATACAACTCCTAACACTGGAAACAGCGGTAATGGAGGAGATAAACCAGTAGATCCAACTAACCCAGGTGACAATAGTAATGGAGGAGAACAACCAACTGATCCAGGTAACACTGGCAACGGTGGAGATACAACTCCTAATACTGGAAACAGCGGTAACGACGGAGACAAACCAGTAGATCCAGCTAACCCTGGCGACAACGGTAATGGTGGCGACAAACCAGTAGATCCAGCTAACCCTGGCGATAACAGTAACGGTGGTGAACAACCAACTGATCCAGGCAACACTGGCAACGGTGGAGATACTACTCCTAATACTGGAGACAACAGCAATGGTGGCGACAAACCAGTAGACCCAACTAACCCTGGTGATAACAGTAACGGAGGAGAACAACCAACTGATCCATCTAACCCAGGTAACACTGGCAACGGAGGAGACAAACCAGTAGATCCAACTAACCCTGGTGATAACAGTAATGGTGGTGAACAACCAACTGATCCAGGCAACACTGGCAACGGTGGAGATAATACTCCTAATACTGGCGACAACGGTAATGGCGGTGAACAACCTACTGATCCAGGTAACACTGGCAACGGCGGAGATACTACTCCTAATACTGGAGACAACAGCAATGGTGGCGACAAACCAGTAGACCCAACTAACCCTGGTGATAACAGTAACGGAGGAGAACAACCAACTGATCCAGGTAACACTGGAAACGGAGGAGACAAACCAGTAGATCCAACTAACCCAGGCGACAACGCTAACGGTGGAGACAAACCTGTAGACCCATCTAACCCTGGAGACAACAGTAATGGTGGAGAACAACCATCTGATCCTGGAAACAGTGGTAACGGCGGAGATAATAGTCCTAATACTGGTGACAACAGTAATGGCGGTGAACAACCAACTGATCCAGGTAACACTGGCAACGGAGGAGAACAACCAACTGATCCAGGTAACACTGGAAACGGAGGAGAACAACCAACTGACCCAGGTAACACTGGAAACGGAGGAGAACAACCAACTGACCCAGGTAACACTGGCAACGGTGGAGATACAACTCCTAACACTGGAAACAGCGGTAATGGTGGAGATAAACCAGTAGACCCATCTAACCCAGGCGACAATGGTAACGGTGGAGAACAACCAACTGATCCAGGTAACACTGGCAACGGTGGAGATACAACTCCTAACACTGGAAACAGCGGTAACGGAGGAGAACAACCAACTGATCCAGGAAACAACGGTAACGGAGGAGAACAACCAACTGATCCAGGTAACACTGGCAACGGCGGAGATACAACTCCTAATACTGGAAACAGCGGTAACGACGGAGACAAACCAGTAGACCCATCTAACCCAGGCGACAACAGCAATGGTGGAAATCCATCAACTGATCCGGGTAACACTGGCAACGGAGGAGATACAACTCCTAATACTGGAAACAGCGGTAACGACGGAGACAAACCAGTAGATCCAGCTAACCCTGGCGACAACGGTAATGGTGGCGACAAACCAGTAGATCCAGCTAACCCTGGCGATAACAGTAACGGTGGTGAACAACCAACTGATCCAGGTAACACTGACAACGGTGGAGATACAACTTCAAATACTGGCGACAACGGTAACGGAGGAGACAAACCAGTAGATCCAACTAACCCTGGTGATAACAGTAATGGTGGTGAACAACCAACTGACCAAGGTAACACTGGCAACGGCGGAGATAATACTCCTAACACTGGTGACAATGGTAACGGTGGTGAACAACCAGTAGATCCAACTAACCCTGGTGATAACGCTAATGGCGGAGACACTACTCCTAATACTGGTGACAACGGTAACGGAGGCGACAAACCAGTAGATCCAACTAACCCTGGCGACAACAGTAATGGTGGTGAACAACCAACTGATCCTGGAAACAACGGTAATGATGGGGAACAACCAACTGATCCTGGTAACACTGGCAACGGAGGAGACACTACTCCTAATACTGGCGACAATAGTAATGGAGGAGACAAACCAGTAGATCCAACTAACCCTGGCGATAACAGTAATGGCGGAAATCCATCAACTGATCCAGGTAACGCTGGAAACAATGGTAACGACGGAGACAATCCAGTAAATCCATCTAATCCTGGTGACAACAGCAACGGAGGAGACACTACTCCTAATACTGGCGACAATAGTAATGGAGGAGACAAACCAGTAGATCCAACTAACCCAGGCGACAACAGTAATGGTGGAGAACAACCAACTGACCCAGGTAACACTGGCAACGGTGGAGAACAACCAACTGATCCAGGTAACACTGGCAATGGCGGAGACACAACTCCTAACACTGGAAACAACGGTAACGGAGGAGATACAACTCCTAACCCAGGCGACAACAGTAATGGTGGAGAACAACCAACTGACCCAGGTAACACTGGCAATGGCGGAGACACAACTCCTAACACTGGAAACAACGGTAACGGAGGAGACAATCCATCTACTGACAAAGATACAACGCCTCCAGCTAAACCAACAATCACAACTGATTTAACAGGTAAAGTTGGAACGAAAGAACCAATTACAGTTGAAGCAGAACCTGGTTCAACAGTGACAGTTGTTGATAAAGACGGTAACCCAATCGGTAGTGCAGTTGCGAATGGAGAAGGTGTAGCAACAATCACACCAACTAAACCATTACCAGCAGGAACAGTAACAGCTACGGCTAAAGATCCAAGCGGAAATACGTCAGCATCATCTGAACCAATTTCTGTAACGGATAATACAGCACCAGCTAAACCAACAATCACAACTGATTTAACAGGTAAAGCTGGTACGAAAGAACCAATCACAGTTGAAGCAGAACCAGGTTCAACAGTTAAAGTTGTAGATAAAGACGGTAACCCAATCGGTAGTGCAGTTGCGAATAATGATGGTGTAGCAACTATTACACCAACTAAACCATTACCAGCAGGTAATGTAACAGCTACGGCTAAAGATCCAAGCGGAAATACGTCAGCATCATCTGAACCAATATCTGTAACGGATACAACGCCTCCAGCTAAACCAACAATCACAACTGATTTAACAGGTAAAGTTGGAACGAAAGAACCAATCACAGTTGAAGCAGAACCAGGTTCAACAGTTACAGTTGTAGATAAAGACGGTAACCCAATTGGTAGTGCAGTTGCGAATGGAGATGGTGTAGCAACAATCACACCAACTAAACCATTACCAGCAGGTAACGTAACAGCTACGGCTAAAGATCCAAGTGGAAATACATCAGCATCATCTGAACCAATTTCTGTAACGGATACAACAGCACCAGCTAAACCAACAATCACAACTGATTTAACAGGTAAAGTTGGTACGAAAGAGCCTATCACAGTTGAAGCAGAACCAGGCTCAACAGTTACAGTTGTTGATAAAGACGGTAACCCAATCGGTAGTGCAGTTGCGAATAATGATGGTGTAGCAACAATTACACCAACGAAACCATTACCAGTAGGTAATGTAACAGCTACGGCTAAAGATCCAAGCGGAAATACGTCAGCATCATCTGAACCAATATCTGTAACGGATACAACGCCTCCAGCTAAACCAACAATCACAACTGATTTAACTGATAAAGCTGGTACGAAAGAACCAATCACAGTTGAAGCAGAACCAGGTTCAACAGTTACAGTTGTAGATAAAGACGGTAACCCAATCGGTAGCGCAGTTGCGAATGGAGAAGGTGTAGCAACAATCACACCAACTAAACCATTACCAGCAGGTAATGTAACAGCTACGGCTAAGGATCCAAGCGGAAATACGTCAGCTACTTCTGAACCAATTTCTGTAACAGATACAACGCCTCCAGCTAAACCAACAATCACGAGTGATTTAACAGATAAAGCTGGTAAGAAAGATCCTATCACAGTTGAAGCAGAACCAGGCTCAACAGTGACAGTTGTTGATAAAGACGGTAACCCAATCGGTAGTGCAGTTGCGAATGAAGATGGTATTGCGACAATCACACCAACTAAACCATTACCAGTAGGTAATGTAACAGCTACGGCTAAAGATCCAAGCGGAAATACATCAGTTACTTCTGAACCAATTTCTGTAACAGATACAACTCCTCCAGCTAAACCAACAATCACGAGTGATTTAACAGATAAAGCTGGTAAGAAAGATCCTATCACAGTTGAAGCAGAACCAGGCTCAACAGTAGTAATCGTTGATAAAGACGGTAATAAGATTGGTGAAGGTAAAGCGAATGAAGATGGTGTAGCAACAATCACACCAACTAAACCATTACCAGCAGGAACAATAACAGTTACAGCAACAGATTCTAGTGGTAATATTTCTGAGAAGTCAGAACCTGTCGAAGTTACAGCTGCTCAAGGTAGCGATTTAACAACTTCAAATACTAATGGTTCTAACCAAGCTTCTAATGTTAATAAAGTTGAAAAATCTGAACAACCAAGTGCGAAAGATTCTAATGCAAGTAACAAAGCTAAAGAATTACCAGACACTGGTGAGAAAGAAAATGAAACTGCAACATTATTAGGATTAACTTCTCTATTTGGTGGTCTAGCATTACTATTCAGACGCAAAAAATCAGAAGATAAGTAA